One segment of Xiphias gladius isolate SHS-SW01 ecotype Sanya breed wild chromosome 1, ASM1685928v1, whole genome shotgun sequence DNA contains the following:
- the gcfc2 gene encoding GC-rich sequence DNA-binding factor 2: MFNKKPRRNFRQRKESSSDEENQHKNSGDGGETEKAPPVVNKQSKVAQGRGISCSSKHETTPPKADGGDGDTLELTAAKEEKIRDKDGGKKKTNSVLSFSHDKEAEEPTFKLKKSSDKAVLFQVRRKEASPAKTIHSTEGVGVPPSGSPRQDYESQASPHGLHHNDDNDDNDDDDDDDDDDDDDYGDNDDSVSNSDEGGARSPSASSSSDCSRSTAKRVVIPNAEEIRAARSQRRANRAQKEFIPLGIDGQSSASNTPDHYSRDDEEDRVDDDDDDEPDDHERRIEFAPRLKSIRERIAEKLGGSDGSLSGTDGEEQELWEETQIGKGVKRLPGEQSPSGSESSSYSSRQDRQRQKKKSAGVRIPKTLPLISVSMVKRRITGKLESLKEVHRARQADLRRMEGDVENAKTSVETLEESSSESQLMFYRTMTLYVHNLVECLREKVVEINSLELELHTLLSDQMEALLAQRRQKVKEQADRLQQLSYSTDEQSGSSPNGTETQGVAGTAAKAKEDFNIPEDTTLSAEEEEQLQKKMADILLRSRAVFSDVQDDFCEVKKILSRFEEWRRSYSDSYHSAYISLCLPKLLNPIIRHQLLAWNPLKDASGDFENLPWFTAVETFCHGHGHEELENIDRQTLSNVIEKTVLPKITGFVELVWDPMSCQQSVCLSDICHRLKEDYSIFGGEQSKPVKAFIEAVVRRLRSCVDEDVFIPLFPKKFLEDRLSPQSRFKEQQFWMGIKLLGNMGKWDLLLPETVLKELMLDKLLNRYLMISLCSQPQSNNTVLTCKKIADSLPLSWFKGESIGLPQLQNFENHLVQKVHTICKQQSPKDTNTRSAVAEVLQVLSRIRCNDSIMAIAEKYHYEDVIYSHQLLNQETV; encoded by the exons atgtttaacaaaaaacCCCGGAGAAACTTTCGGCAGAGGAAAGAGAGCTCCAGTGACGAGGAGAACCAGCACAAGAACAGCGGAGATggaggggagacagagaaagctcCGCCAGTGGTAAATAAACAGTCCAAAGTGGCCCAGGGCCGCGGCATCTCTTGCAGCTCGAAGCATGAAACGACGCCTCCAAAGGCGGACGGCGGCGACGGGGACACGCTGGAACTGACAGCagcaaaagaggagaagatcagagacaaagatggagggaaaaagaaaacaaattccGTCCTCAGTTTCTCTCATGACAAAGAAG CTGAAGAACCAACATTTAAACTGAAGAAGTCCTCTGATAAAGCTGTGCTGTTCCAAGTCAGGAGGAAGGAAGCTTCACCTGCCAAGACCATCCACAGCACAG AGGGTGTAGGTGTCCCACCATCTGGTTCTCCCAGGCAAGATTATGAAAGTCAGGCTTCACCACATGGTCTGCACCAtaatgatgacaatgatgacaatgatgacgatgatgatgatgacgatgatgatgatgatgactatgGCGACAATGATGACAGTGTCAGTAACAGTGATGAGGGTGGTGCCAGGTCTCCCTCAGCTAGCTCTTCCTCAGACTGTAGCCGCTCTACTGCCAAGcgag TAGTTATTCCTAACGCTGAAGAGATCCGGGCAGCCAGGAGCCAGCGTCGTGCCAATCGAGCCCAGAAAGAGTTCATTCCTCTGGGCATAGATGGCCAGAGCTCCGCTAGTAACACCCCGGATCACTACAGCAGGGACGATGAAGAAGACAgagttgatgatgatgatgatgacgagcCAGATGATCATGAGAGAAGAATCGAGTTTGCCCCACGATTGAAGAGCATCAGAGAGAGGATTGCTGAGAAGCTAG gAGGAAGTGATGGCAGTCTGTCGGGTACTGATGGGGAAGAGCAGGAACTCTGGGAGGAGACACAAATTGGGAAGGGAGTCAAGAGACTTCCAGGAGAACAG AGCCCATCTGGCAGTGAatccagcagctacagcagcagacaagacagacaaagacaaaagaagaaatcagCAGGGGTCAGAATCCCAAAAACCCTTCCTCTCATCAGTGTTTCAATGGTCAAGAGGAGAATCACTGGGAA ACTGGAGTCCCTGAAGGAGGTGCACAGAGCACGACAGGCGGACctgaggaggatggagggggaTGTTGAGAACGCTAAAACCTCAGTGGAGACTCTGGAGGAAAGTTCCTCAGAGAGCCAGCTGATGTTTTACCGGACCATGACCCTCTATGTCCACAACCTGGTGGAGTGTCTGCGGGAGAAG GTTGTTGAGATCAACTCTTTGGAACTGGAGCTTCACACTCTGCTGTCTGACCAGATGGAGGCACTGTTGGCTCAGAGAAGACAGAAGGTGAAGGAGCAGGCTGACCGCCTGCAGCAGCTCAGCT ATAGCACAGATGAGCAGAGTGGAAGCTCACCCAATGGAACAGAAACCCAAGG TGTGGCAGGCACTGCTGCTAAAGCTAAGGAAGACTTTAATATTCCTGAAGACACCACACTTtcagcagaagaggaagagcagctgCAAAAGAAGATGG CTGATATCCTGTTGAGATCCCGGGCAGTGTTTTCTGACGTCCAGGATGACTTCTGCGAGGTTAAAAAGATTCTGTCTCGCTTTGAAGAATGGAGAAGATCTTACTCAGACTCTTACCACAGTGCCTacatctctctgtgtctgcccaAGTTGTTGAACCCCATCATTAGACATCAGCTACTGGCGTGGAACCCACTAAAA GATGCCAGTGGGGACTTTGAAAACCTCCCATGGTTCACAGCAGTGGAGACCTTTTGCCATGGACATGGCCATGAAGAGCTTGAGaatatagacagacagacactgtcTAATGTCATAGAAAAGACTGTTTTGCCCAAAATAACTg GATTTGTGGAGCTGGTGTGGGATCCCATGTCATGCCAACAGTCGGTCTGTCTATCTGATATTTGTCACAGACTGAAGGAGGACTATTCCATCTTTGGGGGCGAGCAGAGTAAACCAGTCAAG GCATTTATAGAGGCTGTGGTCAGGAGACTGAGGAGCTGTGTAGATGAAGATgtcttcatccctctgttccccaaaaa GTTCCTAGAAGACAGGTTGTCTCCCCAGAGTCGCTTCAAGGAACAACAGTTCTGGATGGGCATAAAA cTACTAGGTAACATGGGGAAATGGGATCTGCTGCTTCCTGAGACTGTATTGAAGGAACTGATGTTGGACAAATTGCTGAACCGATACCTGATGATCAGTCTGTGCAGTCAGCCTCAATCCAACAATACTGTCCTTACATGCAAAAAG atAGCAGATAGTCTTCCGCTCTCTTGGTTCAAAGGAGAGAGCATTGGTTTGCCTCAGCTCCAGAACTTTGAAAACCACCTTGTTCAGAAAGTTCATACCATCTGCAAGCAACAGTCTCCTAAAGATACAAACACTag GTCTGCTGTGGCTGAAGTGCTGCAGGTTCTGAGCAGAATCAGGTGCAATGACTCTATCATGGCCATAGCAGAGAAGTACCACTATGAGGATGTCATCTACTCTCACCAGCTGCTGAACCAAGAGACAGTATGA